Proteins from one Caldanaerobius fijiensis DSM 17918 genomic window:
- a CDS encoding aminotransferase class III-fold pyridoxal phosphate-dependent enzyme translates to MRAYELTKEQIKDYDRKYNLHSWSANGNLDPLVITKAEGIYFWDADGKRYFDMSSQLVNSNIGHGNKKVIEAIKAQAERLAYIAPSYAVDVRSELARRIVEIAPDNMGKVFFTLGGADANENAVKMARMYTGRYKVFSRYRSYHGSTMGAGNITGEPRRFACEPGLVGYVKFFDPYLYRSGIDFSSEEEASRYYVDKLREQIIYEDPSSIAAIVLETVTGSNGVIIPPKGYLEGVRKICDEFGIMMICDEVMVGWGRTGEYFAINNWNVKPDMITFAKGITCGYAPLGKTGGNPL, encoded by the coding sequence ATGAGAGCTTATGAATTGACAAAGGAACAAATTAAAGATTATGACAGGAAATACAATCTTCATTCTTGGTCAGCCAATGGAAATCTGGATCCATTGGTGATAACTAAGGCAGAGGGGATATATTTCTGGGATGCCGATGGCAAAAGGTATTTTGATATGTCTTCACAGCTTGTAAATTCCAATATAGGCCATGGAAACAAAAAAGTTATTGAGGCTATAAAGGCTCAAGCAGAAAGATTAGCTTATATAGCCCCAAGTTACGCCGTAGATGTAAGGTCTGAACTCGCCAGGAGAATAGTAGAAATAGCACCAGATAATATGGGAAAAGTATTTTTTACCCTTGGTGGCGCAGATGCCAATGAAAATGCTGTAAAGATGGCGAGGATGTATACGGGGAGATATAAGGTGTTTTCAAGGTACAGATCCTATCATGGTTCGACCATGGGAGCGGGAAATATCACTGGAGAGCCCAGGAGATTTGCTTGTGAGCCGGGGTTGGTGGGTTATGTAAAGTTTTTTGATCCATATCTTTATAGATCTGGAATTGATTTTTCCAGCGAAGAAGAGGCGTCCAGGTACTATGTAGATAAATTGAGAGAACAGATAATTTACGAAGATCCAAGCAGCATTGCAGCAATAGTTCTGGAAACAGTGACGGGGAGCAATGGAGTAATAATACCGCCTAAGGGTTATTTAGAAGGGGTAAGAAAAATTTGTGATGAGTTTGGAATAATGATGATCTGCGACGAGGTAATGGTGGGTTGGGGAAGAACAGGTGAATATTTTGCAATCAATAACTGGAATGTAAAGCCTGATATGATTACTTTTGCTAAGGGAATAACTTGTGGTTATGCTCCTTTAGGAAAAACCGGCGGGAATCCTCTCTAA